One genomic segment of Caldimonas brevitalea includes these proteins:
- a CDS encoding NAD-dependent epimerase/dehydratase family protein yields MAHGNTVLVLGASGGIGGEVARQLRDEGWQVHALKRDAAPVPEVRLGITWHRGDAMHADDVATAAKGCSAIVHAVNPPGYRRWGELVLPMLDHTIAAAEREGATIVLPGTVYNYGPDVFALISEDAPQRPLTRKGAIRVEMERRLQVASAGRCRVIIVRAGDFFGPRSGNSWFSQAVVKPGKAVTAVQLPGDPGVGHQWAYLPDVARTMVELLALRHTLPAFARFHMAGHWDADGMRMGVSIQDAALRAGMHAAPKLRRFPWWQVRLAAPWVPTLRELLEMRYLWQQEVRLDNRRLLAVLGREPHTPWDQAVRATLAGMGCIGPPAPPDRQHAQRA; encoded by the coding sequence ATGGCTCACGGCAACACCGTCCTGGTACTCGGCGCCAGCGGCGGCATCGGCGGCGAGGTCGCCCGCCAGCTGCGCGACGAGGGCTGGCAGGTGCATGCGCTGAAGCGCGACGCGGCGCCGGTGCCCGAGGTGCGCCTCGGCATCACCTGGCACCGAGGCGACGCGATGCACGCGGACGACGTGGCCACCGCCGCCAAGGGCTGCTCGGCGATCGTGCACGCCGTCAACCCGCCGGGTTACCGTCGCTGGGGAGAGCTGGTGCTGCCGATGCTCGACCACACGATTGCGGCGGCGGAACGAGAGGGGGCCACCATCGTGCTGCCCGGCACCGTCTACAACTACGGCCCGGATGTGTTTGCGCTGATCTCAGAAGACGCGCCGCAACGGCCACTGACGCGCAAGGGCGCGATCCGTGTCGAGATGGAGCGGCGCCTGCAGGTGGCGAGCGCCGGCCGCTGCCGGGTCATCATCGTGCGGGCCGGCGACTTTTTCGGCCCCCGTTCCGGCAACAGCTGGTTCTCGCAAGCGGTGGTGAAACCAGGCAAGGCCGTGACGGCGGTGCAGCTGCCGGGCGACCCCGGCGTCGGCCACCAGTGGGCCTACCTGCCCGACGTGGCCCGCACCATGGTCGAACTGCTGGCCCTGCGGCACACGCTACCGGCCTTCGCCCGCTTTCACATGGCGGGTCATTGGGACGCCGACGGCATGCGCATGGGCGTATCGATCCAGGACGCGGCGCTGCGCGCCGGCATGCACGCAGCACCGAAGCTGCGGCGCTTTCCCTGGTGGCAAGTGCGCCTGGCGGCCCCCTGGGTGCCCACCTTGCGCGAACTGCTGGAGATGCGCTACCTGTGGCAGCAGGAGGTGCGTCTGGACAACCGCCGGCTGCTCGCGGTGCTGGGGCGCGAGCCGCACACACCGTGGGATCAGGCGGTCCGCGCGACGCTGGCAGGCATGGGCTGCATCGGCCCGCCCGCTCCGCCCGACCGGCAGCACGCCCAGCGAGCGTGA
- a CDS encoding LysR family transcriptional regulator codes for MDAEISWELYRSFLGVLKEGSLSGAARALAVAQPTVGRHIATLETSLGLTLFTRSQTGFTPTEAALALQPYADAMYSTAQALRRTAESQGEGVKGTVRVTASEVIGVEVLPPLVARLQAQHAQLRIELVLTNRVQNLLRREADIAVRMAQPDQGQLVARSVGRVELGLYAQRSYLERHGTPRSMAELTQHRLIGFDEETPFLRAAGKAWPAWRREAFAVRCDSDLAQLAMVRSGGGIGACQVALARRDPGLVRVLAAKLSLSLDTWLTMHEDLRNSPRCRVTFAALLQGLQHHVAAGLGPDDERA; via the coding sequence ATGGATGCAGAGATCAGCTGGGAGCTGTATCGCTCTTTTTTGGGCGTGCTCAAGGAAGGCTCGTTGTCGGGCGCCGCGCGGGCACTTGCAGTGGCGCAGCCCACCGTGGGGCGCCACATTGCCACGCTCGAGACCTCGCTCGGGCTGACGCTGTTCACGCGGTCGCAAACCGGCTTCACGCCGACCGAAGCGGCCCTGGCGCTGCAGCCGTATGCCGATGCGATGTACAGCACCGCGCAGGCCCTGCGGCGCACCGCCGAGAGCCAGGGCGAGGGCGTGAAAGGCACGGTGCGCGTGACGGCCAGCGAGGTCATCGGCGTCGAGGTGCTGCCGCCGCTGGTGGCACGGTTGCAGGCTCAGCATGCCCAACTGCGCATCGAACTTGTCCTGACCAACCGCGTGCAGAACCTGCTGCGGCGTGAGGCCGACATCGCGGTGCGCATGGCGCAGCCCGATCAAGGCCAGCTGGTGGCGCGCAGCGTCGGCCGTGTCGAACTCGGCCTTTACGCGCAGCGCAGCTACCTCGAGCGCCACGGCACTCCGCGCAGCATGGCCGAGTTGACGCAGCATCGGCTGATCGGCTTCGATGAAGAAACGCCGTTCCTGCGTGCGGCGGGCAAGGCATGGCCGGCCTGGCGGCGCGAGGCGTTCGCGGTGCGCTGTGACAGCGATCTGGCGCAGCTCGCGATGGTGCGCAGCGGGGGCGGCATCGGCGCCTGCCAGGTGGCGTTGGCCCGGCGCGACCCGGGCCTGGTGCGCGTGCTGGCCGCCAAGCTGAGCCTGTCGCTGGACACCTGGCTGACGATGCATGAGGACTTGCGCAACAGCCCGCGTTGTCGCGTCACCTTCGCTGCGCTGCTGCAGGGCTTGCAGCATCATGTGGCCGCAGGGCTGGGGCCTGACGACGAGCGCGCGTGA
- a CDS encoding VOC family protein: protein MLQLDHITVAALDLAEGVAHVEARLGVPVPKGGRHAAMGTHNHLLRLGPALFLEVIAPDPRAAPIGRKRWFCLDDPEMRRALAAGPRLVTWVVRTASIDTALASLPGSLGPAVEVGRDGLSWRISVPEDGRMPFEGAYPTLIEWAQGPHPAHRMSDLGCELEHLYVSHPAARQMAEELRPHLFDVRVTWKDSPNAGCEAVIRTPVGLRTLN from the coding sequence ATGCTCCAACTCGATCACATCACCGTCGCAGCCCTCGACCTTGCCGAGGGCGTGGCCCATGTCGAGGCCCGCTTGGGCGTGCCGGTTCCCAAGGGCGGCCGTCATGCAGCGATGGGCACGCACAACCATTTGCTGCGGCTCGGGCCCGCGCTGTTCCTGGAGGTCATCGCGCCTGACCCGCGGGCAGCACCGATCGGTCGCAAACGCTGGTTCTGTCTCGACGATCCGGAGATGCGCCGTGCCTTGGCTGCCGGGCCGCGCCTGGTCACGTGGGTGGTCCGCACCGCCTCGATCGACACCGCATTGGCATCTCTGCCGGGCAGCCTCGGCCCGGCGGTGGAAGTGGGCCGCGACGGCCTGTCGTGGCGGATCTCGGTGCCCGAGGACGGGCGGATGCCGTTCGAGGGTGCTTATCCGACGCTGATCGAGTGGGCGCAAGGCCCGCACCCCGCCCATCGCATGTCGGACCTCGGCTGCGAATTGGAGCACCTGTACGTGTCACATCCCGCCGCCCGGCAGATGGCCGAGGAACTGCGGCCGCATCTCTTCGACGTGCGGGTGACCTGGAAAGACAGCCCCAACGCCGGGTGCGAGGCGGTCATCCGCACGCCGGTAGGCCTGCGAACACTGAACTGA
- a CDS encoding diaminobutyrate--2-oxoglutarate transaminase family protein: MNRYETVRRVESNARTYASSFAAVFESGRGVMIRDQAGRDIIDCLSCAGALPLGHHHPEITEVLVRFIQSGQLHQALDLTTPAKFEFVQKLFGLLPAEFASRARIQFCSPSGSDGIEAALKLVRFATRRHPVIAFHGAYHGMTAGALAAMGNLGPKSAPMRFDGVHFAPYPYRYRCPFGTDGSATDRLSIDYLRNLLSDPESGVPQPAAVVVEVVQGEGGCIPASDDWLRELRTLTRQHDIPLVLDEVQTGLGRTGSMFAFERAGIVPDVLVLSKALGGGFPLAAVVYDESLDVWPRGMHAGTFRGNQIAMVAGKATMDIVQRDRLDAQAEEIGGLLAQDLRQLASRHPEFGDIRGRGLMLGVEIVRPGDHPDAGAQDGGLAKAIKQAAFENGLLIETGGRHGAVLRFLPPLILTRRDVGAIVDRLDAAVMQAKQQHRAADARHAQ, encoded by the coding sequence ATGAACAGATACGAAACCGTGAGGCGAGTCGAGTCGAATGCCAGAACTTACGCCTCCTCATTTGCAGCGGTGTTTGAAAGTGGCCGCGGTGTGATGATTCGCGACCAGGCCGGGCGGGACATCATCGACTGTTTGTCTTGTGCGGGCGCGTTGCCGCTCGGTCATCACCATCCGGAAATCACTGAAGTGCTGGTGCGGTTTATCCAGTCCGGCCAGTTGCATCAGGCCTTGGATCTCACCACGCCGGCCAAGTTTGAATTCGTGCAGAAGCTGTTCGGGCTGCTGCCGGCCGAGTTCGCCTCGCGCGCCCGCATCCAGTTCTGCAGCCCGAGCGGGTCGGACGGGATCGAGGCGGCGTTGAAACTGGTCCGCTTTGCCACCCGGCGTCACCCGGTCATCGCCTTTCACGGCGCTTATCACGGCATGACGGCAGGGGCCTTGGCGGCGATGGGCAATCTGGGGCCCAAGTCCGCCCCGATGAGATTCGACGGTGTGCATTTCGCGCCTTATCCCTATCGCTACCGCTGTCCCTTCGGCACCGACGGCAGCGCCACCGACCGCCTGTCGATCGACTACCTGCGCAACCTGCTGAGCGACCCAGAAAGCGGCGTGCCGCAGCCGGCCGCGGTGGTGGTGGAGGTGGTGCAGGGTGAGGGCGGCTGCATCCCGGCGTCCGATGACTGGCTGCGCGAGCTGCGCACGTTGACGCGCCAACATGACATCCCGCTGGTGCTCGACGAAGTGCAGACCGGCCTGGGCCGCACCGGCAGCATGTTCGCGTTCGAACGTGCGGGCATCGTGCCCGACGTGCTGGTGCTGTCCAAGGCGCTCGGTGGCGGCTTTCCGCTGGCGGCTGTGGTCTATGACGAGTCGCTCGACGTGTGGCCGCGCGGCATGCATGCCGGCACCTTCCGTGGCAACCAGATCGCGATGGTGGCCGGCAAGGCGACCATGGACATCGTGCAGCGCGACCGACTCGACGCGCAGGCCGAGGAGATCGGCGGCTTGCTGGCACAGGACCTGCGGCAGCTGGCGTCGCGCCATCCCGAGTTCGGCGACATCCGTGGACGCGGGCTGATGCTGGGCGTCGAGATCGTGCGCCCCGGGGACCACCCCGACGCCGGTGCGCAGGACGGCGGCCTCGCCAAAGCCATCAAGCAGGCCGCCTTCGAGAACGGCCTGCTGATCGAGACCGGCGGTCGGCACGGCGCGGTGCTGCGCTTTCTGCCCCCGCTGATCCTGACGCGGCGCGATGTCGGGGCCATCGTCGACCGGCTCGACGCCGCCGTGATGCAGGCCAAACAACAGCACCGCGCCGCGGACGCCCGTCATGCGCAATGA
- a CDS encoding MFS transporter, with protein sequence MRNEAVLREAGEPPGGATEGHVPRAAPLMRPAFALLWLSETAFDLGSALMGFALGVWIFQQTGSAEQFSHAMLAAAVPAVLMAPVAGSLADRFDRRWVIGSCDVMSALSVVCLAWLLFSQRLVVEHLYVFNAVAAIINAVRTPAYRAAVSVIVPKDKMTQASGLIGMTQSLLQIGAPMAAGYVMGVSGLEGVIAVDIVMVAGGALAAFGGLSRARHAIRGVAVSEPVSFAHGTVLSLAAVLRYFRSAPTMLGLAGYGVLQQGLLVVATSMMTPLVLSTHSSDVLGLVLTCGAAGGLAGSVLLLLVRMNRRLMLWVLGGDFALSLFVLLAGFATSSFVWCVCAFCALMAGSASGACAGALWMRKTPKASRGSVFAWIAALDLLAMCAVLVLAGYLGERVFEPALAAEGRWADSLGVWVGTGKGRGLGFLFIVCGAGSALLSLVALAQPRLRRLDRRVPDALDVPSPAVSSSPPAAAG encoded by the coding sequence ATGCGCAATGAAGCCGTGCTCCGCGAGGCCGGCGAGCCGCCGGGCGGGGCGACCGAGGGCCATGTGCCCCGCGCCGCGCCCTTGATGCGCCCGGCCTTCGCGCTGCTGTGGCTCAGCGAGACGGCGTTCGATCTCGGCTCGGCGTTGATGGGCTTCGCGCTCGGGGTCTGGATCTTTCAGCAAACCGGCTCGGCCGAGCAGTTCTCGCACGCGATGCTCGCCGCCGCCGTGCCGGCCGTGCTGATGGCGCCGGTGGCCGGCAGCCTGGCCGACCGCTTCGACCGGCGCTGGGTCATCGGCAGCTGCGACGTGATGTCGGCACTGTCGGTCGTGTGCCTGGCCTGGCTGCTGTTCAGCCAGCGGCTGGTGGTCGAGCACCTCTACGTCTTCAATGCCGTGGCCGCCATCATCAATGCGGTGCGCACGCCGGCCTATCGCGCCGCGGTGAGTGTCATCGTGCCCAAGGACAAGATGACCCAGGCCAGCGGCCTGATCGGGATGACACAAAGCCTGCTGCAGATCGGCGCGCCCATGGCGGCCGGTTACGTGATGGGAGTGTCCGGTCTGGAAGGCGTGATCGCGGTCGACATCGTGATGGTCGCCGGCGGCGCCTTGGCGGCGTTCGGCGGTCTGTCGCGGGCGCGCCATGCGATACGCGGCGTGGCCGTTTCTGAGCCGGTCTCGTTCGCGCACGGCACCGTGCTCAGCCTGGCCGCAGTGCTGCGCTACTTCCGGTCGGCCCCGACGATGCTCGGCCTGGCCGGCTATGGCGTGCTCCAGCAAGGGCTGCTGGTGGTGGCCACTTCGATGATGACACCACTGGTGCTGTCGACCCACTCGAGCGACGTGCTGGGCCTGGTGCTGACCTGCGGCGCGGCAGGCGGCCTGGCCGGCTCGGTCTTGCTGCTGCTGGTGCGGATGAACCGGCGCCTGATGCTGTGGGTGCTGGGGGGTGACTTTGCGCTGTCGCTGTTCGTGCTGCTCGCCGGCTTCGCGACGTCGAGCTTCGTGTGGTGTGTCTGTGCCTTCTGCGCACTGATGGCCGGCAGTGCATCGGGTGCCTGTGCAGGCGCACTGTGGATGCGCAAGACGCCCAAGGCGTCGCGCGGCAGTGTGTTCGCTTGGATTGCTGCGCTCGACCTGCTGGCCATGTGCGCCGTGCTGGTGTTGGCCGGGTATCTCGGCGAACGCGTGTTCGAGCCGGCCTTGGCCGCGGAGGGTCGGTGGGCCGACAGCCTCGGGGTTTGGGTCGGCACCGGCAAGGGCCGCGGCCTGGGCTTTTTGTTCATCGTCTGTGGTGCCGGCAGTGCGCTGTTGTCGCTGGTCGCACTGGCGCAGCCCCGGCTGCGCAGGCTCGACCGGCGCGTGCCCGACGCGCTCGACGTTCCCTCACCGGCCGTGTCGTCTTCGCCCCCGGCTGCGGCCGGCTGA